From Panthera tigris isolate Pti1 chromosome B4, P.tigris_Pti1_mat1.1, whole genome shotgun sequence:
TGAAAGAATCGTCTAATTCTTATTAGAACTTTGCCTAGGACATCCATTCATTAAACCAATTCACATTGGTTCATTAAACCAACATTTGTGAAACATCTACTATGTGACAAGCACACTGGCCTTgaaatatcaaaatgaataaacacagtcCCTACCCTAGAAAATTCAAAAGCTAataaatgggtggatggatgggtggatgggtggatggttggatggatggatggatagagagtagatggatggatggtggatgacAGACAGGTGAATGGCAAATGGCAGTCCAGACTCTTTCTCCCCAAAACCTCTTCCTAGCTCATCTAGCTTCTCCTTTGAATTTTTGAGGACCAAATCCACAGCACTTCAAGTAAAAACCCCACAGATGCAAGAAACCATGGGCAGCAACAAGCCTGAGTCCTGGGGCTCCCACCAAGACCCTTCATGGCCACGGTCCTACACTCCCAGCCTTCTTTCCAGGGGATAGAAAGATGACTGTTAAGTCTCTACCTTCAAACAGCAAAAGGGTGGAACAGGTGCTAAAATGGCTTCTTCCTTCAGCTtgctccttctctttgccctggCCGGACCCACTATTCCCTTGCCTCAAGGGCTAACAAAGGAGGACTCAGCTCCCTTAGTTATTTCCCTAGATCACTGTCTCATTAAAACTTGACCATCACTCTCAAGACATGGCAGTGGACCTGCCTTATTCTGAGGTCCTCTGGTCCTAGAATCCAAAACCTGAGTCCCCATAGCAGGCAAAACCAAAATCCCACAAGGGGGCAACACTAAATAAATCCCTCTCTGTTATATCCTTCAGTTTTACTAGCAACAAGGCAGGAAGACTTCAGAAGTGTTGGCAAGAATTTTCTGAAACTGGGAGGGCTGGACTCAGAGCAGAGGGTCTTGGCAAAGGGGGAGGGACCTATGCAAATAAGGTCATTGCttgtgagcctggagcctgagccAAACCACCAGTGAGGTTGCAGCCAAGGCTGGAGGTCAAGAGCCTGAAGAGTGGGGGTCAAGGCAGATGAACCAAATATAATGAGTTAAACATCTGCCAACTCACATTTGGGCCATTACAATGTGAGAAGTGGTTTTAGTACTCCTCACGTTAAAgcatttgggggtgggaggagggtgtggAGACTGCAGGGCCTTCCAAAGGGTAATACAGTCTGTGTCTCCATAGCTCCCTGAACACAAAGAGCTGGCCAGATCCAGTTCAAAGATCTAAGAGAAGAGCGGTGCCTATCATCTCAGAGTTGGACTTTCCCCACAAATAATAATCCCCTTTCAATAGCCAGCCAGCTCCAGACCTATGGCTCATGGCCAGGATCCACTCCCCTGGATTGTTCTGGTAACAGAGACCAACAGGAATGCTTTTCTTCTTGTAGGTGAACCAGGAGTCTTCtttatagaaatgaaacacaaaCAAACTCACATAACCACTTTCCTGCAGAAACACATTTATTCAAAGACACACACGCACTTGACCTGAGTTTCCTGTGTAAACCATTATATCCAACTAAAGAGGCCCTGGAGGCCTAGCGGTGCCACTCAGGCTAGCTAGTCCCACACTTGACTTGCTCAGCGGGTATGAGAAATTCAGTAATCTGCCCCCAGCTCCTCAGGGTGGCCCATCACAACCCGAACCTTCCTGATGGGTGAACTTGAGAAGTCCCTCCCTTACTGCTAACCTTTGACTCCTCCTCCCAGCTCCAGGAACTTAGAAAAGAGCCAATTCAGCATGTTCCCAGGGGAGGGGCTCAGTGGTGGGAAGAAGTAAAAGACTTCCTGGTCTGACACATGGGGGTGAGCCCCAAGACAAAGGGGAGATTAGGGCGGGGCTGAAGAAGGACCAGGCTTTCCAGCCCAGGGAGCACAAGCCCCTGAGATTAATGCTTTGTTGCCTGCCCATGCTGCCCTGAGCCCACCTCCAGGTCTGTGTGAAGGCCACTTGCGCAGGGACAGGCCCTGGGCAACCCGTGTGCCCTTCTGTCTGCACGCAATAAGGACCCCATGGGCACTGTGCTGGGGGGACTGGAGTCTGAATGAATTGCCTGGCAGTCCAGGGTGGGAAGCTCCAACTGAGTGGCCAAGGGAACGAGTGCCTCCTGCATCTGCAGTCGGAGGTATTTAGGTCAGACCACACGGGGAACGGTGCAAGAAGATTATGCTCCTCAGCATAGCTTGAAATTGGTCCAATATAGAAACAGGGTGTCCACAAATGCTATAACCAGACCCCCACCTCTCACTGCCCTCACCtcatcttcatttccttatcttcATTTCTCCAGGGCTGGCCCAATCAGGCAGCCTCACCTTCTACCGCTCTAGCAGAcctgcctcccgccccccacGTCCTCACCACTCAGGGACAGCAGTATGGACATGACCCTAGACATAATCACCTGAGATGGGAAAGTGGGCAGGGCATGAAAGCTCTGCGAGAACAACATgcttccatccctccatccagcAATCGGGATCTTGTTGATTCTTGGAAGAAGTTCCAGAAACCCTTGCTGGTCCAGTTAGATTGAGTCCCATGCGTGGAGTTTCATGAAAGTAGGGAGGCCTTGCTAGACACTGAGTATAAACTCTCCATAAGCTCCCTAACCTCTTGTTCCATATTCATTGGAGACCCCTTGACTGCCTCTCTTCTACCCCTTCCCTTCAGGCTCactgcaggctccacactgagatgGACCTGCTCTGATTGTCTTCCATCTTTGTGTACTTGTTGGTTGTTGGAAGTCTGTGCCCCTGTTCTGGAGCAGCCTTCAGACTCCACACACAGCATGTTTTCCCCAGATTAGATGATGACCTTGATCTGTGCAGACATATCCCTCAGGCCCCAGCCTCCTTTGCTCCCACCTGAATTCTGGAGACTTCTCCCCAGGGAACAAGGACAATGACTCAGAGTGAATGACAAAAGCGTTTTATTAGAGATTCACCCAAAATGGatagaggggaggagaagaggtgGATGGGACCCTGAGTGGTTCCTGTCCTGACCTTGCAGGCCAGGTTGCTGCCAAGTAACAGAGGAGTTTGGTCCTGATGTAGAGAGATATCCGGGGCCACGGGCTGGGAGGAGACATACGTGACCCTGATTAACCAGGAGATGAAACTCCTGGTTGTGTTCTCCTCTGCCTGTGGGAGGTGAAGAATCAGCTGACACCCCTTTCATTCCAGGTGGTAACCAGGACCAAATCGAGAGGAAGATACCAAACTCCAGGAGGGCAGAGTCCACACTGAGGTGACACTGGGAAGATGAGccccagagagggagggtggaggcagggatgAAAGAAGCACAGAGATACCAGGGCTGGGCCCAGCTGGGCTCAAGGGCTGCAGGGACCTTGTCTCCTCTATCGGTGGGACCTCTTGATCATGGTGCTGGTAGAGATGATCTTGCTGCCAGAACTGCCACAGACACCACCACCAAACCCAAAGCCACTTCCGGAGCCAGAGCCAAAGCCACTGCCCAGGCCAAACCCAGAGCAGCTTCCTAATCCTCCGCCGATGGTCCCAGCACTAGCGCCACCACCAACCACAGCTGCAGGAGAGACACAAAGGGTATGGTTATTCCAACAACACTGGCACCCGGGGTCTCACCCAAACCGGGGTGGACAAAAGGCCATGGAAGGGGTGGAAGGTACTTACAGATGCTCAGGGCACTCTGGCATTCTCCAGACATtctgtgggggagagaaagagcagtgaGTCACAGCAGAGCCCGGAGCCAGGCTCCGTTCAATGAGCGGGTCTCAAACACATATCCCATCCTTATGTAGCCAAGTTAAAGGTCTGAATGTGAACCTGTTGTCCACACAGCCCTGCTTCATAACGCACCCATGCAGCACTGAAGCAGGTGGCCCAGCAGAGGTGCAAACTCAAGGCTCCAGAATatctccctccctcaccttccctctctgccttgcCCATCCCACCTGTACTCCTCGCCCTCCAGCAGCTTGCGGTAGGTGGCGATCTCCACGTCCAGGGCCAGCTTCACGCTCATGAGCTCCTGGTAGTCCCGCAGCATCCGGGCCAGCTCCTCCTTGGCCTTCTGCAGGGCGGCCTCCAGCTCTGTGCGCTTGCTGTAGGCATCTTTGAGGGCCAGCTCCCCACGCTGCTCTGCATCAGCCACGGATGCCTGCAGAGTCTGGCACTGTAGACAACGGCATTGAACAGGCAATCATCAGTGCCCTAATGTCAAGccttctccatctgcccctctgcTGTGCCAGCTTCACTTGGGCTAAGATGTCAGGAttctgtccttctccccacctGTCCTATTCATACATTTCCTTTACTACAACCAGGGCCCGCCAACATCCCTACCAGACTGATTAGATAAAGATGAGCAAAAACCAATGAAAAAGAGCCAAGAAATCTTATTTACCAGGGTGTCATGTCAGGTTAAGTAGAACATTGCTAAAAAGACCTGAGTGTGGTTTACATAAGGAGTCACAAATCCCCTGCACACAAGCTTAGGATCTCCTGGCCTGATACCAGATCTGTTTGTCTGCTATGGAGACACCTGCCCTGGCCCTGTTCCATGGTTAGAAGGTGGTGACACTTACCTGCTTCTTGACATTCTCAATCTCAGCCCGCAGCCTCTGGATCATCCTGTTGAGCTCTGAGATCTCACTCTTGGTGTTCTTCAGGCTGTCACCATGTTGGTCAACTGAGATCTGGAGCTGTTGGACCTAATATCCAGGAAAACACAGGGAATGAAGGGTCAGGGCTGTTTGGGTAGGGTCTACTCTCAAGTGAAGTCAGCAAGAATAGGTGGCAGGGATAATACAAAATATCATGTAATCTCAAATTAGACCAGGACCAGTGATGCCCGGGACATGAGTTCATCTCTGACATCTCTCAGGCTTGAGTGGTGATCACCTGCTCACAAACATCAAAAGCAGAGTCCCAGAAACCACCCCCAGCTCCTGAGAGGTCCCCAATACCCACCTTGGTCTGGTACAGCGCCTCAGCCTCCGCCTTGCTCTTCTGGGCGATCTCCTCATACTGGGCACGGACCTCAGCGATGATGCTGTCCAGGTCCAGGTTCCGGTTGTTGTCCATGGACAGGACCACGGACGTGTCTGAAACATGAGTCTGCATCTGGCACAGCTCCTGCAGGGGAAATGTCTCGTGTCAGTTTCCCCAGAGAGTCTTCCCTAATCTCTGACACCAGAAATCCactgtggtgatggaaatggCCATGCCACAGACTCAGATGGAAGTAGGGTTGGCATCCCAATGTGTAGGGAGAGCGGTAAGTTTTTATGTAGAAATCAAGTGATTGGTGGTGACAtttcaagacaaaaaaagaaatgcttctgGTCTTTGCTGCTCTCTGGGAACCATAAGCAGGAGATCAATGAATGGATTCATCTCACCAGGGAAATGCTGGACAGCAAGAAATTCCATCCCATGCAATCTTGGATCTAATCACTCCTCCTAAGACCACATCTGGTTTCAAAAACCTCCGAGTTGAGTCTCTCACTTCAATTCTTTCTACCCATGACCTTGCTGAGAGTGCCCTCAGCAAGTAAGGGAGCTGGAGTCCTTTCAAAGAACTGTGAATGCCTGCAGCAGCCTCACACATGAGGGACTGCCTTCTTTGAATGGACGGGGATGGAGTCCTCACCGCAGCAAAGAGGACCCTCAAGAAGTTGATCTCATCGTTCAGAGCATCCACCTTGGCCTCTAACTCCACCTTGGTCATGTACGCGATGTCCACATCCTGCAGAGGTGGGGGATAAGAGACAAAGGTACAGAAATCACAAGCGGGGCAAGGGAACGAATGTCAAGTGACACACAAAGATGTTCTCAGCAGCATGTAGGGAAGGCTTCTCAGTACAGGTGAGGTGACAAAGGACTCATCATCTGACATACTCTGCCCCTAAAGCCAGCTGCAGAAATGGAAACTACTTATCCAAATGGGCTTTTATCCCCAACTTCAGTTCCTTAGGGTCTGGTGCAGTTACCCACTCCTTTGACCACATAGATCTGGAGAGTACCAAGTGGGGTAAAGATGGGGCCGAGATGAACCAAACCCATGATTCCAGCCAAAGACCACTCTCGAGGGAAGGGATACCCTCATAGCCCCTCCCACCCTTCATCTCTTACCTTCTTGAGGACCACAAAGTCATTCTCGGCAGTCGTGCGCTTACTGATCTCATCTTCAtacctgggggaggggtgggaaggaaaagacaaaagccGCACAGTGAGCTAGTGTTTCCCCGATCTCTGCTGCTGGCTTTCAAACATCTAACTCTTTGGAAATATCCAAGTAATTGGCTgcattttgctgttttcatgcAAATGCTCATTCAACTTACATTTGTTAATTACCATGTATGAGAGACCAGTCTAGACCCTGGTTTattcagagaagtgaaaaatcAAACTTTATAAAGACTGTCTTCAAGAAATAAGGCGTGAAGAGGAGAACCCCGCATGGTCTGGTTGGTTTTATCTTCATAGAAGGGCTGTCCCTTTGGTGGATTAAATTCTCAGGAATGCTGCCAGTGCTCCAGCTCTCTTTGTTTGGTGCGAGAGCGAATGGAGAGAGCGGATCAGTATTTTCTCAGGTCTACACCATAGTAAGTATAGTAAGAGGTACTGCATTAAATGTTCATGTTATGTCCATTGCTATGCTACCTCTTTTCTCgatcttatttaatttcatttaattctcaaaagctAAAAGGTAGGATTATTagcctattttaaagatgaagaaaactaaggctcagagaggttaagcaagttacccaagatcacacagctagtaagtggaggAATCAGTATCCAAACAAGGTCTGTCTCCACAACCTGTATTCTTCTGACCATGCCCTACTACTTTTCATCTGTGCAGTTTCTGATCTTGTTTGTATGCAGCAAGCCCAATTCCCCAAATGCATCACTCATTTTCTATTTGGGGCAACAAGGCCTCACACCATTTTTTAATGGGACCATGTGGATGCAGGGGAACAAACTAGAAAACCTTCCTGACGCTTTTGGGATCTCTTCAGAGGCTGAGATTCTAAATGACTAGACTGGAACCCAGGGACCCTGGGGCGTGGTTGGGCAGATATTGGCAGGCGGTGTCCCTCCGTGCTCCACACATACTTGGTCTTGAAGTCCTCCACGCTGTCCTGcgtggacttcagctcagactgCAGCCGTCCTTTGTCATTGGCCAAGGTATCCAGCTGCTTCCTCAGGACACTTATGTAGGCCTCAAAGAGGGGTTCAAGGTTTTTGCTGGATGTAGTGGTCGTCTGCTGCTGGAGGAGGTTCCACTTGGTCTCCAGGACCTTATTCTGTTGTTCTAAGAACCGCACCTGTGTTAAAAAGGCACCGGCCAGCCCATGAGGGCCTGAATGAAGCTTTGGCAGGAGGATTGGCCacagtcacccaggtgacccaaaagCCATACAAGTAGGGCCACCGTGTCACAACTCCAGGCACCATCCATTGGGGTCAACATGGCGGCCCTGCTCCATGGCAACGATGGAACGCATGTGTTGCAGGCACCACTTCCTGACCACAGGGACCCAGAGGCCCTGAGGCAACTTGCTGAGAAGAACATTGAACTTCTatgcaataataaaataaacaaaactaggAGATAAAACCACAGTCTGGGAACTCTTGCATTCCAAGTGATGCTGACCCAAGGCAAAGGCACGATAAATTTGCTGAAGATTTTTGGAATAAATGGGCCTGAGGTGTCTCTTTAAACCTGTGCACAACTGAGTATCAATAGTTAGCACCAAGGCCCTAGACACATTCCCAGTCTCGGCCAGGCTCGCTCTCCAAGGGGACTTCCCTGAACCTTCCCTCTCTCTACGAAGAGATCCAACAAGATAAGCCAAGGTAGCAGTTTGGCACAATATTCCCACTGTATGTGCTTCAGAGCTGAAAGAAAAGCAGGTAAGGGTGACTGATCACAGTCTGAACCCACAAGATGCGATGAGGGGAGATGAGACAAGGAAGCACCGAACTCTGGGCCTTGCTTTTATATCTGCGTGTCCTAGAGTCACCATAAAGCCTCTTTAAGCTACGGACGGCTTATCCAACTagtaagaagagaaaacattCCCACTCAGTCTACTCCAAGATTGTTCATTCTTGCCCCGTACATTCTAAGAGGACTGAGATTTCGATGCACAATCAAGGCACCCTTGACTAAATGTACTACACTCATCCACTAAATCATTAATCTTCAGATGACTTAGAAATCTGGGCTTATCTGCTTGCTATCATCCATCATACTTGGCTGTAACTGAGCTTCAAGGACGTgaatctctaggggcacctgggtggctcagtcggttgagcatccaacttcggctcaggtggtgatctcgcggttcatgagatcaagccccgcatcgggctctgtactgacagctcggcattctgtgtctccgtctctccctacctctcccccactcacattccgtctctctctctctctctctctctctctctctctctctctcaaaaataaataaatctaaaaagaaaaaaaaaaaggacttgaatCTCTAGACCCTGCATGGGAAAGGAAGTTAGAGtacaaagagaaaagcagagaccCAACCCCTCCTCTCTAACAGACCCAGAAATGAGCAAGTCTGCCCAGAGTCAGGAGGATGAAGAAGATGACTCTCCAGGGTCCCATTGGTCCCTTTTGCCTTTGGGAAACCAGCGTGGTTTTCTTCTGCTCCAACAACAAAAGTGCCAATAGTTAAATTCTTATATTAACTATAATTAATTTTGGCTAATCATTAGATTATTAGCCATGTTACTTCCAAAACCAAACCTGAGAAAACAGCAGGGAAACAATGCACCCAGGGAAACCGTATAGCAGGGATACCTGGACTCAGCAAAGTTGAGCAATTTGCCCAGTGTCACAGAGCACATCTAAAAAGACTCCCAACACTGCATTGCTCTGAGTAGCCTGTCTTCCCACCCCCATGGACAAAAGAGGAAGACTTGGAGGAATGAGTCCCCTTTAACGGCTAGAAAACAGAGGTCCAGAGAAGTTCAGTGGTTCCCAACACTGTGGCAGGCTCAGGTCTGAAAGCCCAGGACACAGGACCCCTGGTTTCTACCACCGTGTCTGGCCAAAGGGGCGGCTCACCTTGTCGATGAAAGAGGCGAACTTGTTGTTGAGGGTCTTGATCTGCTCCCGCTCCTCAGTCCGGACCTTCTGGATCTCGGGGTCGATCTCCACGTGGAGTGGAGTCAGCAGGCTCTGGTTGATGGTGACCTCCTGAATCCCCCCAGCAGGGCAGACGGGGAAGCCAGGACCACCCCGTCCACCAAAAGAACCCCCAAATCCACTACCAAAGTTGCCAACGCCAAAACCTCCAGCAGCCCCGAAGCCAGCGCCTTGCCGGGACCCGGCCATGCTGATGGCGATGCTCTTTCTCCCCCCGAGATTGTAGAGGCTCCTGCTGCCGAAGCCCCCAGAGGAGCAGCGGCCCGTGCCCCCAGACGTGGAGACTGAGCTGAAGGCAGGCCTCTTGCCCCCGCCGACGACAGCCGAGACACAGCTAAAGCCCTGGGACCCGCCTCGGACGCACTGCTGTCTGGAGATCATGGTTGCGGAGAGGAGAGCGAGCTTGGCTTTCTCAGAGAAACTCGAGGGGCCAGGCCCGTGAATGCTGCAGCCCCAGCCTGGGTCTCTTATATGTGCTGAAGCAGCAGGGCTTGGTTGCAGGGgcataaagggaaaaatctgaaACATCTCTGGGCTTGGCCTTTGGCACAGGCCCATCCTTCCCGTACCTGCTGAGTATGTCACTAAACACACCTACAGATGTCATTCGGAGGGCACAGGTTACAGGATCCCAACACACTCCCCTCCAGGAGAACCTGAACTGGTGCCCCAGGGCCTCCTGAATCACAGGCCCCTGACTGGACCCAGCCCTTAGGggcccccacccactgccccttCCATCTCAACAGCCTCTCaggggctccccccaccccaactccacaCAAGATGGCCCATTGCCCATTCTCTCATTCCACAGATTTTGGAAACCGAGGGCCTGGGTTCAGGTGCAGGGCCCGCCCTCCCTTGCTCCACAAACCTGGAGCGAGTCACTGCCTTGGGCTCAGATGCTTCCCCCGGAAGTTGGAAATAATACAAACATTTACCTGCAGCTCCTCTCAAGATGCAGCGAGATGATAATCGTAAACCGTCAGAAGCTGCCCCCAGGTTTATTCTCCTCGTTATTATTCCTCCACACACACTTGGGgcccacgtgcacacacaaagaagaaatcCGTATTCCAGCCTTATAGCCTTCCAAACCTAGATCAAGACTCACCTCAACTTGACACGGTTGTCGAgaccctactatgtgccaggcgtgGAGCTGGGGACTGAGGAGACAGaactctgtctctggccctcaaGACGCAGGTTCCTTCTCTGGCCTCTGTTCAGGTCTGTGTTTGTGGGATTCTAGATCAGCACTCTCCAGCCTGGGTCCCATCCCTACGGCGTGTGCCCCACTGCTCCGTTTGCTGCCCAGCTGTTCCCTCCACTCCACCAGGACAGGGCATGTTCTGTTTTTCTGTAATGACCCCGGCATTCGGGGCAGGAGTTTGTAACTCTTTTGGTGCTGAGGACCCCTTTAGCAGAACAGTGAAGCCCGTGAGCCCCTTCTCAGAGCAATGTTTTTAACACAAAatcccaggggcatctgggtgcctgagttaagcatccaacatcggctcaggtcatgatcttacagttcaagggttcgagccccatgtcgggggttctgtgctgacagctcagagcctggagcctgcttcggattctgtgtctccctctctttctctgtccctcccctgcttgctctctctctctctctctctctctctctctctctcaaaaataaacagaaataaatgagtgaaaataaGTGCAAAATCCTAGTTTTTAAGCCCTAACTTAAACTCTTCCCCGCTGAGTGACATGGATCTGTGTTCAAATCCCACCTGGTGCCACTAACTAGCTGAATGcattcgttgttttttttttaatttttatttatttttttaatatgaaatttattggcaaattggcttccataccacacccagtgctcatcccaaaaggtgccctcctcaatgcccatcacccactttcccctccctcccaccctcccccatcaaccctcagtttattctcagtttttaagagtctcttatggtttagctccctccctctcttttttttttccttcccctcccccatggccttctgttaagtttctcaggatacacataagagtgaaaacatatggtatctgtctttctctgtatgacttatctcacttTAGCTGAATGCATTCAAACCATCTTCTCGTCTAGAAACTCGACACCTGCCTCTTACATACCTatggggcctggcacatagtaggtcagTGGACATTCATTCCTACCCGGCCCAGACCTTGCCATTGCCACTTAAGATGAGAAATTAGACAAATCCGTGGCCCTCCTCCTCTTCTAAAGCCCTGATGAGACTGCCGTTGCAAATCTGAGGCACAGCAGTGATTGGGGCCTGGGTAATTCCCACAGGCCCGAGATGACCCTGACCTACCGAAAGCTGGCCATGGCAGAAATGAACAGCTCCCTCcctgcagagagaaagggcagggccCGTGGGGTGCAAAGAGGGAGGCGGTGGGTCCAGTTCCCAGGGACGGGGCTGCACGGAAGAATGGACTGGCGGGgggctctctcctctccccctcccctcccccatcccctctctccctctgatcTGTAACACCCCCCCCCTCAGTCCCACCTACCTCAGCCTCTGCGGAGTTCCACCTGTCAGGGTTCAGGTGGAAGGGGGGTGGAGGAGCCGTGGCCATGAAGACAGGAGGCTCCCAGGCTCCATGGAAGGTCCACGGAAGAAAACCCACTGGGTAGTCCGTTCCCCTGGAGTAAGTGAGCACCCTAGAGCGAGGACCACTTCCTACAAGGGATGCCGCTGACACTTCACTCCCTCCTTCCatgagtatttattgaatgccagcTTCGTGCCCTCCCTGT
This genomic window contains:
- the KRT4 gene encoding keratin, type II cytoskeletal 4 isoform X1 yields the protein MISRQQCVRGGSQGFSCVSAVVGGGKRPAFSSVSTSGGTGRCSSGGFGSRSLYNLGGRKSIAISMAGSRQGAGFGAAGGFGVGNFGSGFGGSFGGRGGPGFPVCPAGGIQEVTINQSLLTPLHVEIDPEIQKVRTEEREQIKTLNNKFASFIDKVRFLEQQNKVLETKWNLLQQQTTTTSSKNLEPLFEAYISVLRKQLDTLANDKGRLQSELKSTQDSVEDFKTKYEDEISKRTTAENDFVVLKKDVDIAYMTKVELEAKVDALNDEINFLRVLFAAELCQMQTHVSDTSVVLSMDNNRNLDLDSIIAEVRAQYEEIAQKSKAEAEALYQTKVQQLQISVDQHGDSLKNTKSEISELNRMIQRLRAEIENVKKQCQTLQASVADAEQRGELALKDAYSKRTELEAALQKAKEELARMLRDYQELMSVKLALDVEIATYRKLLEGEEYRMSGECQSALSISVVGGGASAGTIGGGLGSCSGFGLGSGFGSGSGSGFGFGGGVCGSSGSKIISTSTMIKRSHR
- the KRT4 gene encoding keratin, type II cytoskeletal 4 isoform X2, coding for MLTPMDGAWSCDTVALLVRFLEQQNKVLETKWNLLQQQTTTTSSKNLEPLFEAYISVLRKQLDTLANDKGRLQSELKSTQDSVEDFKTKYEDEISKRTTAENDFVVLKKDVDIAYMTKVELEAKVDALNDEINFLRVLFAAELCQMQTHVSDTSVVLSMDNNRNLDLDSIIAEVRAQYEEIAQKSKAEAEALYQTKVQQLQISVDQHGDSLKNTKSEISELNRMIQRLRAEIENVKKQCQTLQASVADAEQRGELALKDAYSKRTELEAALQKAKEELARMLRDYQELMSVKLALDVEIATYRKLLEGEEYRMSGECQSALSISVVGGGASAGTIGGGLGSCSGFGLGSGFGSGSGSGFGFGGGVCGSSGSKIISTSTMIKRSHR